One Brassica napus cultivar Da-Ae chromosome C4, Da-Ae, whole genome shotgun sequence genomic region harbors:
- the LOC106432796 gene encoding uncharacterized protein At2g34460, chloroplastic — translation MTTSLLLLRHSSSAALFFSSSSVFFAKNTNSSRSFTSIKMEQNTAKKKVFVAGATGQTGKRIVEQLLSRGFAVKAGVRDVDKAKTSFRQDPSLHFVKADVTEGSEKLAEAIGDDTQAVICATGFRPGFDLFAPWKIDNFGTVSLVDACKKRGVGRFVLVSSILVNGAATGQILNPAYIFLNVFGLTLIAKLQAEKYIKRSGVNYTIVRPGGLKNDPPSGNVVMEPEDTLSGGSISRDQVAEVAVEALLDEEESSYKVVEIVASADAPKRSYKDLFASVKGH, via the exons ATGACAACATCTCTGCTGCTTCTCAGACATTCCTCCTCAGctgctctcttcttctcttcctcttcggTCTTCTTCGCCAAGAACACAAACTCCTCTCGTTCCTTCACTTCCATCAAG ATGGAACAAAACACGGCGAAGAAGAAGGTCTTCGTTGCCGGAGCCACAGGACAAACCGGGAAGAGGATCGTGGAACAGCTCTTATCCCGCGGCTTCGCCGTCAAAGCCGGCGTTCGCGATGTAGACAAAGCGAAAACATCTTTCAGACAAGACCCATCTCTTCACTTC GTTAAAGCAGACGTGACAGAAGGCTCAGAGAAGCTAGCAGAAGCCATCGGCGACGACACTCAAGCCGTGATCTGCGCCACTGGCTTCCGCCCCGGGTTCGATCTCTTCGCTCCTTGGAAGATCGATAACTTCGGAACGGTGAGCTTGGTGGACGCGTGTAAGAAGCGAGGAGTGGGCCGGTTTGTTCTCGTGAGCTCGATCTTGGTGAACGGAGCTGCGACGGGACAGATTCTTAACCCGGCTTACATCTTCCTCAACGTCTTTGGGCTTACTTTGATCGCTAAGCTTCAAGCTGAGAAGTATATTAAAAGATCTGGCGTTAACTATACTATTGTGAGGCCCGGTGGGCTTAAGAACGATCCTCCTTCGGGAAATGTAGTCATGGAGCCTGAGGATACGTTGTCTGGAGGGAGCATATCGAGAGACCAGGTGGCTGAAGTTGCGGTGGAAGCTTTGCTTGATGAGGAGGAGTCTTCTTACAAGGTTGTGGAGATTGTTGCTAGTGCTGATGCTCCTAAACGTTCTTACAAGGATCTCTTTGCTTCGGTTAAAGGACATTAA